A section of the Marinoscillum sp. 108 genome encodes:
- the priA gene encoding primosomal protein N', protein MSYLEVILPLPLPGTFTYRFSDLLYPDPQIGARVVVQFGKRKIYTGIIHSVHDQTPTDYNPKEILDLVDQEPVLTLQQLRFFEWMSSYYMCTLGEVVNAALPAGLKISSESILSLNPETVLEDLDLTEKEQSIINHLLSGDIKMSEVNKILDIKSPYNHVKNLKEKKAIQVFEQVKDKYAPKKETWIRLSKSHATEDGLDQLSAQLEKKTKQLDVLLAYLRSVPLLESPSSNEHGISKKELTQSDISSSSLKTLIKNGVFEEWEKIVSRLDGMKASGAQQINLSSAQLQARKDILESFQSKGTVLLKGVTGSGKTEIFISLIQDILENGGQVLYLLPEIALTTQIIKRLAKVFGDQFGVFHSRYSDNERVEVWQKIQKGEFNFVVGVRSAIFLPFNDLSLIIIDEEHETSFKQYEPAPRYHARDAAIYLASIFHAKTLLATATPSLESYQNALEGKYGLVKLEERYNEAILPSVVLANLVKERKQRKIKGNFSSVLIEAIEKVMDKGKQVILFQNRRGYAPYLTCQNCGFIPKCPHCDVSLTFHIHQNLLICHYCGHKSEMLSSCVLCNSQELKTMSFGTEKIEEELQLLLPNARIARMDLDTTRSKYSYQKIIDDFENGHIDVLVGTQMVSKGLDFDHVELVGVFDADRMIHFPDFRSHERAYQLIHQVSGRAGRRADQGHVVIQTNDPEQAIFAHLKRQDYESFFNAEILERQQFHYPPFYRIIRITLKDNEKHLVANAAQFYAKEIRKQLGDLRVIGPVEPMIGRIRNQYLFDITVKFEKHGLNLSALKEFLLNSRNMMLSQQLYKSVKVIFDVDPV, encoded by the coding sequence TTGAGCTACCTTGAAGTCATATTACCTCTGCCTCTTCCAGGCACATTCACTTACAGATTTTCTGATTTACTCTACCCCGACCCTCAAATTGGCGCCAGAGTCGTCGTGCAGTTTGGGAAAAGAAAAATCTACACTGGTATTATCCATAGTGTACACGACCAAACTCCCACCGACTACAACCCAAAGGAAATCCTGGATCTGGTAGATCAGGAGCCGGTACTCACCCTCCAGCAGCTCCGGTTTTTCGAATGGATGAGCAGTTACTACATGTGCACACTTGGTGAGGTAGTGAATGCCGCCCTACCTGCCGGACTCAAAATTTCAAGTGAATCGATCTTATCCCTCAACCCTGAGACTGTACTTGAAGACCTGGACCTCACGGAAAAAGAACAATCCATCATCAATCACCTGCTCTCCGGTGACATTAAAATGAGTGAGGTCAATAAAATTCTTGACATCAAGTCACCTTATAACCATGTCAAAAACCTAAAAGAGAAAAAAGCCATTCAGGTATTTGAGCAGGTAAAGGACAAGTATGCTCCTAAAAAAGAAACCTGGATAAGGCTTTCGAAATCTCACGCTACCGAAGACGGACTCGATCAGCTTTCCGCACAGCTGGAGAAAAAAACCAAGCAGCTGGATGTGCTCCTGGCTTATCTACGAAGCGTTCCCCTGCTAGAATCTCCATCATCCAATGAGCACGGAATTAGTAAAAAGGAACTGACTCAATCGGACATCAGCAGCTCATCACTCAAGACACTCATCAAAAATGGTGTCTTCGAAGAATGGGAAAAAATAGTCTCACGACTGGATGGAATGAAAGCCTCCGGTGCGCAACAAATCAACCTCTCTTCGGCACAGCTGCAAGCCCGAAAAGATATTCTGGAGTCATTTCAATCCAAAGGTACGGTACTGCTCAAGGGAGTAACCGGAAGTGGTAAAACTGAAATTTTCATCTCGCTCATCCAGGATATTCTGGAAAATGGAGGACAAGTACTTTACCTCCTTCCCGAAATTGCCCTCACCACACAGATCATTAAGCGACTGGCCAAGGTCTTTGGCGACCAGTTTGGAGTATTTCATTCCAGATATTCGGACAACGAGCGTGTAGAGGTCTGGCAAAAAATCCAGAAAGGCGAATTCAACTTTGTGGTGGGTGTACGCAGTGCGATTTTCCTTCCGTTCAACGACCTCTCGCTGATTATCATTGACGAGGAGCATGAAACATCTTTCAAGCAATACGAACCCGCACCCCGATATCATGCGCGTGATGCAGCCATCTATCTGGCATCCATCTTTCATGCAAAGACACTGTTGGCCACTGCCACTCCCAGTCTGGAGAGTTATCAAAATGCCCTGGAAGGCAAGTATGGGCTCGTCAAACTGGAGGAGAGATACAACGAAGCAATACTCCCCAGTGTGGTACTGGCCAATCTGGTCAAAGAGCGCAAACAGCGCAAGATCAAAGGAAATTTCAGCTCCGTCCTGATAGAAGCTATTGAAAAAGTCATGGACAAAGGCAAGCAAGTCATCCTCTTCCAAAACCGAAGAGGTTACGCCCCCTACCTCACCTGCCAAAACTGTGGATTCATACCCAAATGCCCGCATTGCGACGTGAGTCTCACCTTTCATATCCATCAAAACCTACTGATCTGTCACTACTGCGGTCACAAATCAGAAATGCTCTCTTCCTGCGTCCTGTGCAACTCTCAGGAACTTAAAACGATGAGTTTTGGCACTGAGAAAATTGAAGAAGAGCTACAACTGCTCCTTCCCAATGCCCGGATCGCCCGAATGGATCTGGACACCACCCGCAGCAAATACAGCTATCAGAAGATTATTGATGACTTTGAAAATGGACACATTGATGTGTTGGTAGGAACGCAGATGGTCAGCAAAGGGCTCGATTTTGATCACGTAGAGCTTGTGGGAGTATTTGATGCAGACCGGATGATCCACTTCCCGGACTTCAGATCTCACGAAAGGGCGTATCAGCTCATCCACCAGGTAAGTGGCCGGGCCGGGCGAAGGGCCGATCAGGGGCATGTGGTCATCCAAACCAATGACCCGGAGCAGGCCATCTTTGCTCACCTGAAACGGCAAGACTATGAGAGCTTCTTCAATGCTGAAATACTGGAGCGTCAGCAATTTCACTATCCGCCTTTTTATAGAATCATCAGGATTACGCTCAAGGATAATGAAAAGCATTTGGTTGCCAATGCGGCACAATTCTATGCCAAGGAGATCCGAAAACAACTGGGAGATCTTCGGGTGATCGGCCCGGTGGAGCCGATGATTGGTCGGATCAGAAACCAGTACCTCTTTGATATTACGGTAAAGTTTGAAAAACATGGGCTCAATTTGTCGGCCTTAAAAGAATTCCTGCTTAATTCGCGTAATATGATGCTCAGTCAGCAGTTATATAAAAGTGTGAAAGTGATTTTTGATGTAGATCCGGTATAG
- the rpsR gene encoding 30S ribosomal protein S18, with product MTLQNEPINREQKKDKYCRFKKSGIKYIDYKNPDFLLAFVNEQGKLLPRRITGTSLKYQRKVSQAVKRARHLAFLPYVTDSLK from the coding sequence ATGACACTACAGAACGAACCGATCAACAGAGAGCAGAAAAAAGACAAATACTGCCGATTCAAGAAAAGTGGCATCAAATACATCGACTACAAGAATCCTGATTTCTTGCTAGCTTTTGTAAATGAGCAGGGTAAACTTCTTCCAAGAAGAATTACCGGAACAAGTCTGAAGTACCAAAGAAAGGTTTCTCAGGCCGTGAAAAGAGCAAGACACCTTGCTTTCTTGCCATATGTTACAGACTCTTTAAAGTAA
- a CDS encoding DUF6048 family protein: MWQAFAQADSVAVDSLEEESVRFIQPSFSFDYGKALVSAAGFEQKYEGAFSLLFFENYYLTGEIGTGNLQPKNGIENGKYQSEGNYYRIGGGYLKAINSTSRLGLGVRYAMSTFNDLGEYYVESQSGSQDDYSEQFIRKNLEARWVEMVLTSESKVRLKKSVPEARINQLFSLGFHLRLRVMSSYDRFSPIDVYSVPGYGRTVNNPNLALNLFLKFTPF; the protein is encoded by the coding sequence ATGTGGCAAGCATTTGCCCAGGCAGACTCTGTGGCTGTGGACAGCCTGGAAGAGGAAAGCGTGCGTTTTATTCAGCCTTCATTCAGTTTTGACTATGGAAAAGCTTTGGTAAGTGCTGCTGGGTTTGAGCAAAAATATGAAGGCGCCTTCTCCCTGTTGTTTTTTGAAAACTATTACCTCACCGGGGAAATAGGCACCGGAAATCTCCAACCAAAAAACGGCATTGAAAACGGGAAATACCAGTCTGAAGGAAATTACTACAGAATAGGTGGTGGGTACCTGAAAGCCATCAATAGTACCAGCAGGCTTGGACTGGGAGTTCGGTATGCGATGAGTACTTTTAATGACCTGGGAGAATACTATGTGGAGAGTCAGTCTGGTAGTCAGGACGACTATAGTGAGCAATTTATACGTAAGAATTTGGAAGCCCGATGGGTAGAAATGGTACTCACCTCCGAAAGCAAAGTGAGACTCAAAAAGTCAGTTCCTGAAGCCAGAATTAACCAATTATTTTCTCTCGGGTTTCATCTGAGACTGAGGGTAATGTCCTCCTATGATCGCTTTTCTCCCATAGACGTGTACAGTGTTCCCGGGTATGGTCGCACAGTCAATAACCCCAACCTGGCCCTCAACCTGTTTTTGAAGTTCACTCCTTTCTAG
- the rplI gene encoding 50S ribosomal protein L9 — protein sequence MEIILKDDVKGVGYKNDIVSVKPGYGRNYLIPQGFAIIASESNKKMIAENVRQAAHKAEKIKNDAEEIASKLGDLKLEIKTKAGESGKIFGAVTALQVADALKEKGFDIDRKKISLGSIKELGEHTAVIDLHKAVHHEITISVIAE from the coding sequence ATGGAGATAATATTGAAAGACGACGTAAAAGGAGTAGGATACAAAAACGATATCGTGAGCGTAAAGCCAGGATACGGAAGAAACTATCTGATCCCTCAGGGTTTTGCAATCATCGCTAGCGAAAGCAACAAGAAGATGATCGCTGAGAATGTTAGACAAGCAGCTCACAAAGCTGAGAAGATAAAAAATGACGCTGAAGAAATCGCCAGCAAACTTGGAGATCTGAAATTGGAGATCAAAACCAAAGCTGGAGAAAGCGGGAAGATTTTCGGTGCAGTCACTGCCCTACAGGTAGCTGATGCATTGAAGGAAAAGGGATTTGATATTGACAGAAAGAAAATCAGTCTGGGAAGTATCAAAGAACTTGGAGAGCATACTGCTGTAATCGACCTTCACAAAGCTGTTCATCACGAAATCACTATTAGTGTAATCGCTGAATAA
- the surE gene encoding 5'/3'-nucleotidase SurE, producing MSKPLILVSNDDGITSNGIKKLVSLMAQIGDVLVVAPDSPQSGMGHAITVGDTLRLTENRLFGDQIPAYECSGTPADCVKLAKHHLLKDRKPDLVVSGINHGSNTSISVLYSGTMSAAIEAAIEGTPAIGFSLCDYDTDAEMNHVDEYILKIAREALTKGIPKGIALNVNIPAHQNQKIRGIKVCRQANARWEEEFDQRVDPHGRKYFWMIGNFVNHDKGEDNDEWAIANNYISLVPCQFDLTGHHAIRLLNDEWDI from the coding sequence ATGTCGAAACCACTTATACTCGTCTCCAACGACGATGGTATTACCTCTAATGGAATTAAGAAATTAGTAAGCCTGATGGCTCAGATCGGCGATGTGCTGGTGGTGGCACCGGACAGCCCTCAGTCGGGGATGGGTCATGCGATCACTGTGGGGGATACGCTTCGACTTACCGAAAACAGGTTGTTTGGAGATCAGATTCCGGCATATGAATGCAGCGGCACTCCGGCAGACTGTGTGAAGTTGGCCAAACATCATTTACTGAAAGATAGAAAGCCTGACTTAGTGGTGAGTGGCATCAATCATGGAAGCAATACCTCCATCAGTGTGCTTTATTCTGGTACCATGAGCGCGGCCATAGAGGCGGCTATTGAAGGTACACCAGCTATTGGGTTTTCGCTCTGCGACTATGATACTGACGCTGAGATGAATCATGTGGATGAATACATCCTCAAGATAGCTCGTGAGGCCCTGACGAAGGGAATTCCGAAAGGGATAGCGCTGAACGTGAATATACCTGCACACCAAAACCAGAAAATTAGAGGGATCAAGGTTTGTCGTCAGGCCAATGCCAGATGGGAAGAAGAGTTCGATCAGCGGGTAGACCCCCACGGGAGAAAGTACTTTTGGATGATCGGAAACTTCGTAAATCATGACAAAGGGGAGGACAATGACGAATGGGCGATTGCCAACAATTACATTTCCTTGGTTCCCTGTCAGTTTGACCTCACAGGTCATCATGCCATTCGCTTGCTCAATGACGAGTGGGATATCTGA
- a CDS encoding thioredoxin domain-containing protein, producing MKILILSTLAISFLFIQCTQNMTHQEETTEEYEFTNHLINSTSPYLLQHAHNPVDWYPWGPEALNKAKEENKPILLSIGYSSCHWCHVMAHESFENEEIARLMNERFINIKLDREERPDLDNIYMDAVQAMGLRGGWPLNVFITPDQKPFYGGTYFPPDQWKKLIVSVSDAYVHKYDQLYESASQFAANIDQSEAEKYGLTDGGLALTLSDFDTAYDSLKNKFDPKWGGMNRAPKFPMPALWNFLLTYSHTSAQTKAREHCLLTLDKIASGGIYDHVGGGFSRYSVDGEWHVPHFEKMLYDNGQLLSLYANAYKLTGKSEYKRVLTGIAQWLRREMLHEQGGFYSALDADSEEEEGKFYVWTFEEVKELAGGDFSVIAEYYNVTKEGNWEPGKNVLRKLEDDKVLATELNLSVTELRDQVEQFNAKALEVRNTRVRPGLDNKLIAGWNGLALTGLCHSYQATGETIFADLATENAAFISQQLMTDKGLVRIYGLDTRGYLEDYAAVIQAFITYYETFFDETYLELARTMTNQVINEFFDPKENLFYYTSNQAEHLIARKKEIFDNVIPASNSIMAENLHKLGLMYDDESYKKIAFTMIYQMNKLIRQEPEYLSNWASISLLRLKPTAEVLLVGAQAQEQALQINKTYLPNKILMVSTTGSSLPLFEYKTVVNNETTIYVCFDKVCKRPVNNFTDALAEIHDPK from the coding sequence ATGAAGATACTCATCCTCAGCACACTGGCGATCAGTTTTTTATTCATTCAGTGTACCCAGAATATGACACATCAAGAAGAAACCACCGAGGAATACGAATTCACTAATCATTTAATAAACTCTACGAGCCCCTACCTCCTACAGCATGCCCACAATCCGGTGGATTGGTATCCATGGGGTCCGGAAGCTTTGAACAAGGCCAAGGAAGAGAACAAACCCATTCTCCTGAGCATCGGCTACTCCTCCTGTCACTGGTGCCACGTGATGGCTCATGAAAGCTTCGAAAATGAGGAAATTGCCAGGCTGATGAATGAGCGGTTTATCAACATCAAGCTGGACAGGGAAGAGCGACCAGACCTGGACAATATCTATATGGATGCCGTGCAAGCCATGGGCTTGCGAGGTGGCTGGCCCCTCAACGTATTCATCACTCCCGATCAAAAACCCTTTTACGGAGGCACCTACTTCCCGCCTGACCAGTGGAAAAAGCTTATTGTCTCTGTCAGCGATGCCTATGTACATAAATACGATCAGCTTTATGAGTCCGCATCACAATTTGCTGCCAATATAGATCAAAGTGAGGCTGAAAAATATGGACTTACAGACGGAGGCCTCGCGCTGACTCTGTCAGATTTTGACACAGCTTACGACAGCCTGAAAAATAAGTTTGATCCGAAATGGGGAGGCATGAACCGGGCGCCAAAATTTCCAATGCCTGCACTATGGAACTTCCTTCTCACCTATTCTCATACCAGTGCGCAAACGAAGGCCCGGGAACATTGTCTCCTGACACTCGATAAAATAGCCTCCGGCGGCATATATGATCACGTTGGAGGTGGGTTTTCCCGGTATTCTGTAGATGGCGAGTGGCATGTTCCTCATTTCGAAAAAATGCTTTATGACAATGGTCAGCTGCTGTCTTTGTATGCCAATGCCTACAAACTCACAGGAAAAAGTGAGTACAAGCGGGTACTAACCGGCATAGCTCAATGGCTGCGGCGTGAGATGCTTCATGAGCAGGGAGGATTCTACAGCGCACTGGATGCAGACAGTGAAGAAGAGGAAGGTAAGTTTTATGTGTGGACTTTCGAGGAGGTGAAGGAGCTGGCCGGGGGTGATTTCTCAGTCATTGCCGAGTATTACAATGTCACCAAAGAAGGCAACTGGGAGCCCGGAAAGAATGTGCTTCGAAAATTGGAAGATGATAAAGTATTGGCCACCGAACTCAATCTTTCCGTCACAGAACTTAGAGATCAGGTGGAGCAATTCAATGCCAAGGCATTGGAGGTGCGAAACACCAGAGTAAGACCTGGTCTGGATAACAAGCTCATTGCCGGATGGAATGGATTGGCACTCACAGGTTTATGTCACAGTTATCAAGCCACCGGAGAAACAATTTTTGCGGACTTAGCCACTGAAAATGCAGCCTTTATCAGCCAACAACTCATGACTGACAAAGGGCTGGTGAGAATTTATGGGCTGGATACACGAGGGTATCTTGAGGATTATGCTGCAGTGATACAGGCATTTATTACCTATTATGAGACCTTCTTTGATGAAACCTACTTGGAGCTGGCCCGAACCATGACAAACCAGGTGATCAATGAGTTTTTCGATCCCAAAGAAAACCTGTTCTACTATACCAGCAATCAGGCGGAGCATCTCATCGCCCGAAAGAAAGAAATTTTCGACAATGTCATTCCGGCCTCCAACTCTATCATGGCAGAGAATTTACATAAGCTTGGCCTGATGTATGATGATGAGTCTTATAAAAAAATAGCTTTCACGATGATTTATCAGATGAACAAACTGATCCGACAAGAGCCAGAGTATCTATCCAACTGGGCATCCATTTCCTTACTCAGACTCAAACCTACTGCAGAAGTGCTACTGGTGGGAGCCCAGGCTCAGGAACAAGCGCTGCAAATCAACAAGACCTATTTGCCCAATAAAATCCTCATGGTAAGCACCACAGGTAGTAGTCTGCCCCTATTTGAGTACAAGACCGTGGTAAACAATGAAACCACTATTTACGTTTGCTTTGACAAAGTATGTAAACGACCTGTCAATAATTTTACCGATGCACTGGCGGAGATTCACGATCCAAAATGA
- a CDS encoding GSCFA domain-containing protein yields the protein MFTLPFQIPEAPHKIKLKDSIFSIGSCFSDNIGDKLTAHKFDVVTNPLGILYNPFSIFKNLRLLLSEGLDPDNFIEAGGVYFHWDTHSDISGTAMDSFKALLEARSLTSRQSLTSANWLIITLGTIYVYKHLESGKIVANCHKIPQRHFQKLSLSQAEIEEDFFQTMELLRTINPDIKVILTVSPVRHIRDGLIENNVSKATLLQTVNNIVKNDPNIYYFPAYEILIDELRDYRFFKEDMIHPTEQAIQYIWERFITACLDPDAIGFISEWTKVKKSLEHRPFHPDTNEHQRFLRSTLTKLEALSQRVDVSGEMELIKNQLIR from the coding sequence GTGTTTACGCTACCCTTCCAAATACCTGAAGCACCACATAAGATCAAGCTGAAAGATTCTATTTTCAGTATTGGCTCCTGCTTTTCAGATAACATCGGGGATAAACTCACCGCACACAAGTTTGATGTTGTCACCAACCCCCTTGGGATTTTGTATAACCCCTTTTCCATTTTCAAAAATCTCCGGCTTCTGCTTTCAGAAGGGCTAGACCCGGATAATTTCATTGAGGCAGGGGGTGTTTATTTTCATTGGGATACGCACAGTGACATCTCGGGCACAGCCATGGATTCCTTCAAAGCCCTCCTGGAGGCCAGAAGCCTCACCTCCAGACAAAGCCTTACCAGCGCCAACTGGCTCATCATTACCCTGGGCACCATCTATGTGTACAAACACCTCGAAAGTGGAAAAATCGTGGCTAATTGCCATAAAATTCCCCAAAGACATTTTCAGAAACTAAGCCTCAGCCAGGCAGAGATAGAAGAGGACTTTTTTCAGACCATGGAATTGCTCCGCACCATCAATCCCGACATTAAGGTGATTCTGACCGTGAGTCCGGTCCGTCACATCAGAGATGGACTGATCGAAAACAATGTAAGCAAAGCCACCCTTCTCCAAACGGTCAATAACATCGTGAAGAATGACCCAAATATCTACTACTTCCCTGCTTACGAAATTCTGATTGATGAACTCCGGGATTATCGTTTCTTCAAAGAAGACATGATCCACCCTACCGAGCAGGCCATACAGTACATTTGGGAGCGATTCATCACAGCTTGTTTAGATCCGGATGCCATTGGCTTTATCAGCGAATGGACCAAGGTCAAAAAATCACTGGAACATCGTCCTTTCCATCCTGACACCAATGAACATCAGCGCTTTCTCAGGTCTACACTCACCAAACTGGAAGCCCTAAGCCAACGTGTGGACGTCTCCGGTGAAATGGAGCTCATCAAAAACCAACTAATCCGCTAG
- the rpsF gene encoding 30S ribosomal protein S6, with amino-acid sequence MKRDYETVFILTPVLSEAQMKDAVEKFRGVLKDSGAEIVNDENWGLKKLAYPINHKSTGFYHLFEFKAETSVINKLETEYRRDEKIMRFLTTALDKHAVTYNTRRRKGEFNKKKEEVAS; translated from the coding sequence ATGAAACGAGATTACGAGACAGTATTCATTTTAACTCCCGTTTTGTCTGAAGCTCAGATGAAGGATGCTGTCGAAAAATTCAGAGGTGTTTTGAAAGATAGCGGTGCAGAAATTGTAAATGATGAGAATTGGGGTTTGAAAAAACTTGCCTATCCTATCAATCACAAGAGCACAGGCTTCTATCACCTTTTTGAATTTAAGGCAGAAACATCCGTAATCAACAAGTTGGAGACAGAGTATAGAAGGGACGAGAAGATCATGCGATTCCTTACCACCGCTCTTGATAAGCACGCTGTGACTTACAATACGCGAAGAAGAAAAGGAGAATTCAACAAGAAAAAAGAGGAAGTAGCATCATGA